One stretch of Cellulomonas wangsupingiae DNA includes these proteins:
- a CDS encoding SDR family NAD(P)-dependent oxidoreductase has translation MPAHTTTPVPPTDDTPDTPDATTGAGVDPAEFATFLRVMDQVAVLPQDHPQHAAARRGAAGLFKAAKKHRRGEKRRILAEADAAVIAATATGSPGRIDDETNGIPLSSSATGAIAGTLLKPRPCYVCKEDYTVVDAFYHQLCPACAALHHAKRDARTDLTGRRALLTGGRAKIGMYIALRLLRDGADLTITTRFPRDAVRRFGAMEDSADWMDRLHVVGIDLRDPSQVVSLADHVAAQGPLDILINNAAQTVRRSPGAYAQLADAESAPLPAEVTGMITTFGQTSDAHPRALAGSVSELTSPALAIERATRAADELVAQSLTAQAASLERLVAGTSIDAGGLIPDVAETNSWVATVEQVDPMELLEVQLCNQTAPFILISRLRPALAASPARRTYIVNVSAMEGVFSRGYKGPGHPHTNMSKAALNMLTRTSAAEMLTDGILMTAVDTGWITDERPHFTKVRLAEEGFHAPLDLVDGAARVYDPIVRGEAGEDLYGCFLKDYARSQW, from the coding sequence ATGCCCGCGCACACCACCACGCCGGTGCCCCCCACCGACGACACCCCCGACACCCCCGACGCGACGACCGGCGCCGGCGTCGACCCCGCCGAGTTCGCGACGTTCCTGCGGGTGATGGACCAGGTCGCCGTGCTGCCCCAGGACCACCCGCAGCACGCCGCCGCCCGCCGTGGCGCGGCCGGCCTGTTCAAGGCCGCCAAGAAGCACCGCCGAGGGGAGAAGCGCCGCATCCTGGCCGAGGCCGACGCCGCCGTCATCGCCGCGACCGCCACCGGCAGCCCGGGCCGGATCGACGACGAGACGAACGGCATCCCGCTGTCCTCGTCGGCCACCGGGGCGATCGCGGGCACCCTGCTCAAGCCGCGCCCGTGCTACGTCTGCAAGGAGGACTACACGGTCGTCGACGCGTTCTACCACCAGCTCTGCCCGGCGTGCGCGGCGCTGCACCACGCCAAGCGCGACGCCCGCACCGACCTGACGGGCCGCCGGGCGCTGCTCACCGGCGGGCGCGCGAAGATCGGCATGTACATCGCGCTGCGGCTGCTGCGCGACGGCGCCGACCTGACGATCACCACGCGGTTCCCGCGGGACGCCGTGCGCCGGTTCGGCGCGATGGAGGACTCGGCCGACTGGATGGACCGGCTGCACGTGGTCGGGATCGACCTGCGCGACCCGTCGCAGGTGGTGTCGCTCGCGGACCACGTGGCCGCCCAGGGCCCGCTCGACATCCTCATCAACAACGCCGCCCAGACCGTGCGCCGCTCGCCGGGCGCGTACGCCCAGCTCGCCGACGCGGAGTCCGCGCCGCTGCCGGCCGAGGTGACCGGGATGATCACGACCTTCGGCCAGACCAGCGACGCCCACCCGCGGGCGCTGGCCGGGTCCGTCAGCGAGCTCACCAGCCCGGCGCTGGCGATCGAGCGCGCCACCCGCGCCGCGGACGAGCTGGTGGCGCAGTCCCTCACGGCGCAGGCCGCGAGCCTCGAGCGGCTCGTCGCCGGCACGTCGATCGACGCCGGCGGGCTCATCCCCGACGTCGCCGAGACCAACTCCTGGGTCGCCACGGTCGAGCAGGTCGACCCGATGGAGCTGCTCGAGGTGCAGCTGTGCAACCAGACGGCGCCGTTCATCCTCATCAGCCGCCTGCGCCCCGCGCTGGCCGCGTCGCCCGCGCGCCGCACGTACATCGTCAACGTGTCCGCGATGGAGGGCGTGTTCTCCCGCGGCTACAAGGGCCCGGGCCACCCCCACACCAACATGAGCAAGGCCGCGCTCAACATGCTCACGCGCACCAGCGCGGCGGAGATGCTGACCGACGGCATCCTCATGACCGCGGTCGACACGGGCTGGATCACGGACGAGCGCCCGCACTTCACGAAGGTGCGGCTGGCCGAGGAGGGCTTCCACGCCCCCCTCGACCTGGTCGACGGCGCCGCGCGCGTCTACGACCCGATCGTGCGCGGCGAGGCCGGCGAGGACCTGTACGGCTGCTTCCTCAAGGACTACGCCCGCTCGCAGTGGTGA
- a CDS encoding GNAT family N-acetyltransferase translates to MDEPGITVDGRRVVALGPSTWDAFAGLAERHNGVWGGCWCTYFHLYPDPKEERRELGHREFKRRLVEAGRTHAALVVEGDEAIAWAQYGTVDELPNIHHRKQWEADLQRRPDFRITCLFVDRRYRRAGLAAVAVRGALALIAEAGGGLVESYPHDVPPGKKPSASHLYNATRTMYERLGFTYQRPKGLGNCVMTLEVAPAAA, encoded by the coding sequence ATGGACGAACCGGGCATCACCGTCGACGGGCGCCGGGTCGTCGCGCTCGGGCCGAGTACGTGGGACGCGTTCGCGGGCCTGGCCGAACGGCACAACGGCGTCTGGGGCGGCTGCTGGTGCACGTACTTCCACCTGTACCCGGACCCGAAGGAGGAGCGTCGGGAGCTCGGCCACCGCGAGTTCAAGCGACGCCTCGTCGAGGCAGGGCGCACCCACGCGGCGCTGGTCGTCGAGGGGGACGAGGCCATCGCGTGGGCCCAGTACGGGACCGTCGACGAGCTGCCGAACATCCACCACCGCAAGCAGTGGGAGGCGGACCTCCAGCGCCGGCCGGACTTCCGGATCACGTGCCTGTTCGTCGACCGCCGCTACCGTCGCGCAGGCCTGGCCGCGGTCGCCGTCCGGGGCGCGCTCGCGCTCATCGCCGAGGCGGGCGGTGGGCTGGTCGAGTCGTACCCGCACGACGTGCCGCCGGGCAAGAAGCCGTCCGCGTCCCACCTCTACAACGCCACCCGGACGATGTACGAGCGGCTCGGCTTCACCTACCAGCGGCCCAAGGGGCTGGGGAACTGCGTGATGACGCTGGAGGTCGCCCCCGCGGCGGCGTGA
- a CDS encoding fatty acid desaturase family protein → MTVQAAGVREQYVSDFTALNRMVQETGLMRRRYGYYWTRFLVLTALLALTVVAFVRLGPSWWQLVTAVVLAFLLGQVMFLGHDAAHRQIFESRRWNDWASLVIANLYAGMSYGWWQSKHSRHHAKPNQIGADPDIGTGVLVFHTEDLTEPRSGLKGWFAQRQGWLFFPLLLLEGLNLHISGIKTIFGRGPVKRRPVEIAFVTLRLGGYLALVFWLLPVGMAFAFLGVQMGLFGLYMGAVFAPNHKGMPLVPRDGKVDFLRRQVLMSRNVRGGRLTDLFMGGLNYQVEHHLFPSMPRPHLRKLQPMVRQFCAEREIPYTETTLLESYGIVVRHLNKVGLAARDPFRCPLAEQLR, encoded by the coding sequence ATGACCGTCCAGGCAGCTGGTGTCCGTGAGCAGTACGTCAGCGACTTCACCGCCCTGAACCGGATGGTGCAGGAGACGGGTCTGATGCGCCGCCGGTACGGCTACTACTGGACCCGGTTCCTCGTGCTGACGGCCCTGCTGGCGCTGACCGTCGTAGCGTTCGTGCGGCTCGGGCCCTCGTGGTGGCAGCTCGTCACCGCGGTCGTCCTCGCCTTCCTGCTGGGGCAGGTGATGTTCCTCGGCCACGACGCCGCGCACCGCCAGATCTTCGAGTCCCGCCGGTGGAACGACTGGGCCAGCCTGGTCATCGCCAACCTGTACGCCGGGATGAGCTACGGCTGGTGGCAGAGCAAGCACTCGCGGCACCACGCCAAGCCGAACCAGATCGGCGCCGACCCCGACATCGGCACGGGCGTCCTGGTCTTCCACACCGAGGACCTGACCGAGCCGCGCAGCGGCCTCAAGGGCTGGTTCGCGCAGCGGCAGGGCTGGCTGTTCTTCCCGCTCCTGCTCCTCGAGGGCCTCAACCTGCACATCTCAGGCATCAAGACCATCTTCGGGCGCGGCCCCGTCAAGCGACGCCCGGTCGAGATCGCGTTCGTCACGCTGCGCCTCGGCGGCTACCTGGCGCTCGTGTTCTGGCTGCTGCCCGTCGGCATGGCCTTCGCGTTCCTCGGCGTCCAGATGGGCCTGTTCGGGCTCTACATGGGTGCGGTGTTCGCCCCCAACCACAAGGGGATGCCGCTCGTGCCCCGCGACGGCAAGGTCGACTTCCTGCGGCGCCAGGTGCTCATGAGCCGCAACGTGCGCGGCGGCCGTCTGACCGACCTCTTCATGGGGGGCCTGAACTACCAGGTCGAGCACCACCTGTTCCCCAGCATGCCGCGGCCCCACCTGCGCAAGCTGCAGCCGATGGTCCGGCAGTTCTGCGCCGAGCGCGAGATCCCCTACACCGAGACGACCCTGCTCGAGTCGTACGGGATCGTCGTGCGGCACCTCAACAAGGTCGGCCTGGCCGCGCGCGACCCGTTCCGCTGCCCGCTGGCCGAGCAGCTCAGGTAG
- a CDS encoding DUF3995 domain-containing protein encodes MEPERRAWVPPAWVAWGAVVAAFAFAAVSLLWATGSTLGLDTLGGSVERLGRGRDPALLAANAVALVLKLLGGVLALALVQPWGRRLPQRPLLALGWLGSAVLVVYGVLQVTTLALVAAHVLVPDEPLSDRALRWRLLLWEPWFLVWGLLLAGATLRCRRLRRGV; translated from the coding sequence ATGGAGCCGGAGCGGCGGGCGTGGGTCCCGCCGGCGTGGGTGGCGTGGGGCGCGGTCGTCGCAGCGTTCGCGTTCGCGGCCGTCAGCCTGCTGTGGGCGACGGGCAGCACGCTCGGCCTGGACACGCTCGGCGGGTCCGTCGAGCGGCTGGGGCGCGGCCGCGACCCGGCCCTGCTCGCGGCGAACGCCGTCGCGCTCGTGCTCAAGCTGCTCGGTGGCGTCCTGGCCCTGGCGCTCGTGCAGCCGTGGGGCCGGCGCCTGCCGCAGCGGCCGCTGCTGGCCCTGGGGTGGCTGGGGTCCGCGGTGCTCGTGGTCTACGGCGTCCTGCAGGTGACGACGCTCGCGCTGGTGGCCGCCCACGTCCTCGTGCCCGACGAGCCCTTGAGCGACCGTGCGCTGCGGTGGCGGCTCCTGCTGTGGGAGCCGTGGTTCCTCGTGTGGGGGCTGCTGCTGGCCGGTGCGACGCTGCGCTGCCGACGGCTGCGTCGTGGGGTGTGA
- a CDS encoding tryptophan-rich sensory protein, with product METMNPAAAVGRTTSRDRVRQVTVLVGAAVAIVGATIGSGAFGGQPVAEAAGGALSATATPVAPDSPAFSIWSVIYTGLAVFAVVQALPRQGADPRLRAISWWVLASMLLNALWIGAVQADSVAGSVVVIVVLLAVLATMYVKLVRMPHTATAPSVITDVTVGLYTGWVSVATLANTAAFLAYAEVGELGLGATGWSVVLVSAAALLAVAYGAYGRRRPALVIPIGLAMGWGLMWIGLGRTNGPLVDETVATAAFAAAVVAALAPVIASLTARRSATR from the coding sequence ATGGAGACCATGAACCCCGCCGCCGCAGTCGGCCGCACCACGTCCCGCGACCGTGTCCGTCAGGTCACGGTCCTCGTCGGCGCCGCCGTCGCGATCGTCGGCGCGACCATCGGCTCCGGCGCCTTCGGCGGGCAGCCCGTCGCCGAGGCGGCGGGCGGCGCCCTGTCGGCGACGGCCACCCCGGTCGCGCCCGACAGCCCGGCGTTCTCGATCTGGTCGGTGATCTACACCGGCTTGGCCGTCTTCGCGGTCGTCCAGGCGCTGCCCCGCCAGGGCGCCGACCCGCGCCTGCGCGCGATCTCGTGGTGGGTGCTCGCGTCGATGCTGCTCAACGCGCTGTGGATCGGGGCGGTGCAGGCCGACTCCGTCGCCGGCAGCGTCGTCGTGATCGTCGTGCTGCTCGCCGTGCTGGCGACGATGTACGTCAAGCTCGTGCGCATGCCGCACACGGCCACGGCACCGTCCGTGATCACGGACGTGACCGTCGGCCTCTACACCGGCTGGGTCAGCGTCGCGACGCTCGCGAACACCGCTGCCTTCCTCGCCTACGCCGAGGTCGGGGAGCTGGGCCTCGGCGCGACCGGCTGGTCGGTCGTCCTCGTCTCGGCCGCCGCCCTGCTGGCCGTCGCGTACGGCGCGTACGGCCGCCGCCGGCCGGCCCTGGTGATCCCGATCGGCCTGGCGATGGGGTGGGGGCTGATGTGGATCGGCCTCGGCCGCACCAACGGGCCGCTCGTCGACGAGACCGTGGCGACCGCCGCGTTCGCCGCCGCCGTCGTCGCCGCGCTCGCCCCCGTCATCGCGTCCCTCACCGCCCGCCGGTCGGCCACCAGGTGA
- a CDS encoding cupin domain-containing protein, translated as MEHWTIATVAQQSPDFRRVLWTGKHSQLVIMTIPPGGEIGEEVHEDIDQILTFVSGTGKAIVSGQERNVAQGDLVVVPAGRTHNFLNTGENPLILYTVYGPPEHADGAVHATKEEADAAEESGQDEPPTE; from the coding sequence GTGGAGCACTGGACGATCGCGACCGTCGCGCAGCAGAGCCCGGACTTCCGGCGCGTGCTGTGGACCGGCAAGCACAGTCAGCTCGTCATCATGACGATCCCGCCGGGCGGTGAGATCGGTGAGGAGGTCCACGAGGACATCGACCAGATCCTCACGTTCGTCTCCGGCACGGGCAAGGCCATCGTCTCGGGCCAGGAGCGCAACGTCGCCCAGGGCGACCTCGTCGTCGTCCCGGCCGGGCGGACGCACAACTTCCTCAACACCGGCGAGAACCCGCTGATCCTCTACACGGTCTACGGCCCGCCGGAGCACGCCGACGGCGCCGTGCACGCCACCAAGGAGGAGGCGGACGCGGCCGAGGAGTCGGGGCAGGACGAGCCCCCGACCGAGTGA
- a CDS encoding transcriptional regulator, giving the protein MSHDSAPDLLALHAVRVVGFADTPALARRFALDPGETQEHLLDAQACGWVARSAFADLAGWSLTASGRARDEHLLADELAHVEGGDEVRAAHEAFLPLNARLQRACTDWQLRPAAGDALAPNDHADAAWDGRVLDELAEVEQGLVPLVHRLAGILTRFRGYDTRFAAALFRARAGDGGWVDRTDVDSCHRVWFELHEDLVATLGADRGAPA; this is encoded by the coding sequence GTGAGCCACGACTCGGCGCCGGACCTGCTCGCGCTGCACGCCGTGCGGGTCGTCGGCTTCGCCGACACCCCCGCCCTCGCCCGCCGCTTCGCCCTCGACCCGGGCGAGACGCAGGAGCACCTGCTCGACGCGCAGGCGTGCGGCTGGGTGGCGCGCTCGGCGTTCGCGGACCTCGCCGGCTGGTCGTTGACGGCGTCGGGCCGCGCGCGCGACGAGCACCTGCTGGCCGACGAGCTCGCCCACGTCGAGGGCGGGGACGAGGTCCGCGCCGCCCACGAGGCGTTCCTGCCGCTCAACGCCCGGCTGCAGCGCGCGTGCACCGACTGGCAGCTGCGACCCGCGGCCGGCGACGCGCTGGCACCGAACGACCACGCGGACGCCGCCTGGGACGGCCGCGTGCTCGACGAGCTGGCGGAGGTCGAGCAAGGGCTCGTGCCGCTCGTGCACCGGCTGGCGGGGATCCTGACGAGGTTCCGGGGGTACGACACCCGGTTCGCCGCCGCGCTTTTCCGCGCACGCGCGGGCGACGGCGGCTGGGTCGACCGCACCGACGTCGACTCGTGCCACCGCGTCTGGTTCGAGCTGCACGAGGACCTCGTCGCGACGCTCGGCGCCGACCGGGGCGCACCCGCCTGA
- a CDS encoding GNAT family N-acetyltransferase — MPDDDAPPTTTPGSGATALTVHELDASTWDAFAELVERNNGIFGGCWCIGWHPECGQRGISHRDVKERRVRTGGAHAALVVDADGLAQGWAQYGSPQELPNIKHRRRYDQEPPPMPDWRIACVYVDRRHRGQGVARVALEGALDSIARQGGGLVEAISETTAGRDAQGRFLFSGTVELFDQYDFDRVRQVGMHAWIVQRVLAAH, encoded by the coding sequence GTGCCCGACGACGACGCACCGCCCACCACGACGCCGGGCTCCGGCGCCACCGCCCTGACCGTGCACGAGCTCGACGCCTCGACGTGGGACGCGTTCGCCGAGCTCGTCGAGCGGAACAACGGCATCTTCGGCGGCTGCTGGTGCATCGGCTGGCACCCCGAGTGCGGTCAGCGCGGCATCAGCCACCGGGACGTCAAGGAGCGGCGGGTACGGACCGGTGGCGCCCACGCAGCGCTCGTCGTGGACGCCGACGGCCTCGCGCAGGGCTGGGCCCAGTACGGCAGCCCGCAGGAGCTGCCGAACATCAAGCACCGCCGCCGGTACGACCAGGAACCACCGCCGATGCCCGACTGGCGGATCGCGTGCGTGTACGTCGACCGGCGGCACCGCGGGCAGGGCGTCGCACGCGTCGCCCTGGAGGGCGCGCTCGACTCCATCGCCCGGCAGGGGGGCGGTCTGGTCGAGGCGATCTCCGAGACGACCGCCGGACGCGACGCACAGGGCCGCTTCCTCTTCAGCGGGACGGTCGAGCTCTTCGACCAGTACGACTTCGACCGGGTGCGGCAGGTCGGCATGCACGCGTGGATCGTCCAGCGGGTGCTGGCCGCGCACTGA
- a CDS encoding YqeB family protein has product MTTGDDAPPVRTVGGFDRSGRAWVAGLFGAGGAALGALLPLLARWAGELPWMPFQGPLRLLGSFDEPWLAWGRPVVGLVLGLAVAAWVVVDTPVLDVGPDRIRVRRRGEVERVVERAKVGAVHPRGSKLVIVTESGRTLFEGDVEGDASQIRQAFVDHGYPWEGPEA; this is encoded by the coding sequence ATGACGACCGGCGACGACGCCCCGCCCGTCCGTACCGTCGGGGGCTTCGACCGCTCCGGGCGGGCCTGGGTCGCCGGCCTGTTCGGAGCCGGGGGCGCCGCGCTCGGCGCGCTGCTGCCGCTGCTCGCGCGGTGGGCGGGCGAGCTGCCCTGGATGCCGTTCCAGGGCCCGCTGCGGCTCCTGGGGTCGTTCGACGAACCGTGGCTGGCCTGGGGCCGGCCCGTGGTCGGGCTGGTCCTCGGCCTGGCGGTGGCCGCGTGGGTCGTCGTCGACACGCCCGTGCTCGACGTGGGGCCGGACCGCATCCGCGTCCGTCGTCGCGGCGAGGTCGAGCGGGTCGTCGAGCGGGCCAAGGTCGGCGCCGTGCACCCGCGCGGCTCGAAGCTGGTCATCGTCACCGAGTCCGGGCGGACGCTGTTCGAGGGCGACGTCGAGGGCGACGCGTCACAGATCCGCCAGGCCTTCGTCGACCACGGGTACCCGTGGGAGGGACCGGAGGCCTGA
- a CDS encoding GNAT family N-acetyltransferase: MTTPTTWLEAAPLRSARLALEPLRVEHAAEAFDVFDDPRLHTYTGGEPASRDELEARFAHQVLGCSRDRSQGWLNWMLRRQDTGRLVGTVQATLERDEHDELHAELAWVVASDQQGCGYAREAAVVVAGWLRERGVDGLLAHVHPDHEASAGVARAVGLRATTTVVDGEVRWVG; encoded by the coding sequence ATGACCACACCTACCACCTGGCTCGAGGCCGCCCCGCTCCGCTCGGCCCGGCTCGCGCTCGAACCGCTGCGGGTCGAGCACGCCGCCGAGGCGTTCGACGTCTTCGACGACCCCCGCCTGCACACGTACACCGGTGGGGAGCCCGCCTCACGGGACGAGCTCGAGGCCCGCTTCGCCCACCAGGTGCTCGGGTGCTCCCGCGACAGGTCGCAGGGCTGGCTCAACTGGATGCTGCGCCGCCAGGACACGGGCCGCCTGGTCGGGACCGTGCAGGCGACGCTCGAACGCGACGAGCACGACGAGCTGCACGCCGAGCTCGCGTGGGTGGTGGCGAGCGACCAGCAGGGGTGCGGGTACGCGCGGGAGGCCGCGGTCGTGGTCGCGGGCTGGCTCCGGGAGCGCGGTGTCGACGGGCTGCTCGCGCACGTGCACCCCGACCACGAGGCGTCGGCCGGCGTCGCCCGGGCGGTGGGCCTGCGGGCGACGACCACAGTCGTCGACGGCGAGGTCCGCTGGGTCGGCTGA
- a CDS encoding Na+/H+ antiporter has product MAALELVVLLGTVIVVGGVLSRRLGIAPPVLLLLLGVLLGFVPALREVHLPPELMLLVFLPALLYWEALTASLREIRANLRGIVLVSTLLVALTAWAVAAVAHAFGMPWGPAWVLGAALAPTDATAVATLSRLLPRRPMGVLRAEGLVNDGTALVIYGVAVGVTVGEEALTGGRVTWLLVVSYGGGVLAGLAVAWLGLQLRRRLDDVYLGNTVTMLTPFAAFLLAELVEASGVLAVVVTGLVMGQAGPRVVGAAVRRVAEPFWSLGTYLLNAALFVLVGIEVQSAVRGETGSAIGGAVVLAFAVWGTVLVVRCAFLFGSVYAIRLLDRRPSQRLRRVSDRSRIVSTVAGFRGAVSLAAALAVPTTVASGAPFPDRGRIVFVTAVVVTLTLAVQGLALPAVVRWARFAQDDGAAQERVLAERESTQSALDALPGIAAGVGADDDVVEMVRAQYVERLALLDAPDADTEPDRRRQRTETALRLALLAHKRGTVITLRDERRIDDAVLRQVQARLDIEELRLSRDDLTLD; this is encoded by the coding sequence ATGGCTGCGCTCGAGCTCGTGGTCCTGCTCGGCACCGTGATCGTCGTGGGCGGCGTGCTCAGCCGCCGCCTGGGGATCGCGCCCCCGGTGCTGCTCCTGCTGCTGGGCGTGCTGCTCGGGTTCGTCCCCGCGCTGCGGGAGGTGCACCTGCCGCCCGAGCTCATGCTCCTGGTGTTCCTGCCGGCGCTCCTGTACTGGGAGGCGCTGACCGCGTCCCTGCGGGAGATCCGCGCCAACCTGCGCGGCATCGTGCTGGTCAGCACGCTGCTCGTCGCCCTGACCGCGTGGGCCGTCGCCGCCGTCGCCCACGCGTTCGGCATGCCGTGGGGCCCGGCGTGGGTGCTGGGCGCGGCGCTCGCCCCCACGGACGCCACCGCCGTGGCGACGCTGTCACGGCTGCTGCCGCGCCGCCCGATGGGTGTGCTGCGCGCCGAGGGCCTGGTCAACGACGGGACCGCGCTGGTCATCTACGGCGTCGCCGTGGGCGTCACCGTGGGGGAGGAGGCGCTGACCGGCGGGCGCGTGACCTGGCTGCTCGTCGTGTCGTACGGCGGGGGGGTGCTGGCCGGCCTGGCCGTCGCGTGGCTGGGCCTGCAGCTGCGCCGCCGCCTGGACGACGTGTACCTCGGCAACACGGTCACCATGCTCACGCCGTTCGCGGCCTTCCTGCTGGCCGAGCTGGTCGAGGCGTCGGGGGTCCTCGCGGTCGTCGTCACGGGCCTGGTCATGGGGCAGGCGGGGCCACGCGTCGTCGGGGCGGCCGTCCGCCGGGTCGCGGAGCCCTTCTGGTCGTTGGGCACGTACCTGCTGAACGCCGCGCTGTTCGTGCTCGTGGGGATCGAGGTGCAGTCCGCCGTACGCGGTGAGACGGGGTCGGCCATCGGTGGGGCCGTGGTCCTGGCGTTCGCCGTGTGGGGCACGGTCCTCGTGGTGCGCTGCGCGTTCCTGTTCGGGTCCGTGTACGCCATCCGGCTGCTGGACCGCCGCCCGTCGCAGCGGCTGCGCCGGGTCAGCGACCGCTCGCGCATCGTCAGCACCGTCGCGGGGTTCCGCGGTGCGGTGTCGCTGGCGGCGGCGCTCGCGGTGCCGACGACGGTCGCGTCGGGCGCGCCGTTCCCGGACCGCGGCCGCATCGTGTTCGTCACCGCCGTCGTCGTGACGCTCACGCTCGCCGTGCAAGGGCTCGCGCTGCCCGCCGTCGTCCGCTGGGCGCGCTTCGCGCAGGACGACGGCGCGGCGCAGGAGCGCGTGCTGGCCGAGCGGGAGTCCACGCAGAGCGCGCTGGACGCCCTGCCGGGGATCGCCGCGGGCGTCGGGGCGGACGACGACGTGGTCGAGATGGTCCGCGCGCAGTACGTCGAGCGGCTCGCCCTGCTGGACGCACCGGACGCGGACACCGAGCCCGACCGGCGTCGGCAGCGGACGGAGACGGCGCTGCGGCTCGCCCTGCTGGCGCACAAGCGCGGCACCGTCATCACCCTGCGCGACGAGCGTCGCATCGACGACGCCGTCCTGCGGCAGGTGCAGGCGCGTCTCGACATCGAGGAGCTGCGGCTGTCACGGGACGACCTCACGCTCGACTGA
- a CDS encoding MFS transporter: MSELARVRPDLSLTLALAAASFAGGLFLPLSLVYFTVLTDLPLPVLGALVSGSVLVGLPLPLLAGALVDRLGPRPVVVAALVLHAVAYGGFVVVRDPAPVLVASVVMVAGTRLFWSSVFTLLADHAEAGSALSTEQWFGRLNAARTVGIVAGGLVTGAVVTLDDPDAYVLLAWVAAACTALAAGLVAARVRPPRAVVPADGRAAGLGVMVRDRAFFVLLGTNSVFALCILFLGLALPTVVRAGLAGPGWLTSLLLVANALLVAVLSARGAAAAASRPRTAVLRRAGVLWCAAFTVLAVAVSVGLAVAAVLLLVGIVLLSVAEVLHAPASAALVGALGGAARGRYLAVFQYSFVAAELVGPLLFTGLFGVVPALPFAVVAAASLLAAAVLHRSRSLGARSSATP, encoded by the coding sequence GTGTCCGAGCTCGCGCGCGTCCGTCCCGACCTCTCCCTCACCCTGGCCCTCGCGGCGGCGTCGTTCGCCGGGGGCCTCTTCCTGCCGCTGTCCCTCGTGTACTTCACCGTCCTCACCGACCTCCCGCTGCCCGTCCTCGGTGCCCTGGTCAGCGGCAGCGTGCTCGTCGGGCTGCCGCTCCCGCTCCTCGCCGGTGCGCTGGTGGACCGCCTGGGCCCTCGGCCCGTGGTCGTCGCGGCGCTGGTGCTGCACGCCGTCGCCTACGGCGGCTTCGTGGTCGTCCGGGACCCCGCGCCGGTGCTCGTGGCGTCGGTGGTCATGGTGGCCGGCACGCGGCTGTTCTGGTCGTCCGTGTTCACGCTGCTCGCCGACCACGCCGAGGCCGGCAGCGCCCTGTCGACGGAGCAGTGGTTCGGGCGGCTCAACGCCGCGCGCACCGTCGGCATCGTCGCCGGTGGCCTGGTCACGGGCGCGGTCGTCACCCTGGACGACCCCGACGCCTACGTGCTCCTCGCCTGGGTGGCCGCCGCGTGCACCGCGCTCGCCGCCGGCCTCGTCGCCGCCCGCGTGCGCCCGCCGCGGGCCGTGGTCCCGGCCGACGGCCGCGCGGCGGGTCTCGGCGTGATGGTCCGCGACCGCGCGTTCTTCGTCCTGCTGGGCACCAACAGCGTGTTCGCGCTGTGCATCCTGTTCCTCGGGCTCGCGCTGCCGACCGTGGTCCGCGCCGGCCTGGCGGGACCGGGGTGGCTGACCTCCCTCCTGCTCGTGGCGAACGCGCTGCTGGTCGCCGTGCTCTCCGCGCGCGGGGCCGCCGCCGCCGCGTCCCGGCCGCGGACCGCCGTGCTGCGCCGGGCGGGCGTCCTGTGGTGCGCGGCCTTCACCGTGCTGGCCGTCGCGGTGTCGGTGGGGCTCGCGGTCGCGGCCGTGCTGCTCCTGGTCGGCATCGTGCTGCTCAGCGTGGCCGAGGTGCTGCACGCCCCGGCGTCCGCGGCCCTCGTCGGCGCCCTGGGCGGTGCGGCCCGGGGGCGTTACCTCGCGGTGTTCCAGTACTCCTTCGTGGCCGCCGAGCTCGTGGGCCCCCTGCTCTTCACCGGCCTGTTCGGGGTCGTGCCCGCCCTGCCGTTCGCGGTCGTCGCCGCGGCGAGCCTGCTGGCGGCCGCCGTGCTGCACCGCAGCAGATCCCTCGGAGCCCGCAGCAGCGCCACCCCGTGA
- a CDS encoding transcriptional regulator, protein MSARPVFDELIHAPNRLQVCAMLAPVDALEFGAVRDSLGVSDSVLSKHVRVLTEAGYVSVAKVPHASRTRTWLTLTDAGRTALDGHLAELRRIAGMAGGVADRPT, encoded by the coding sequence GTGAGCGCCCGACCCGTCTTCGACGAGCTGATCCACGCGCCGAACCGCCTGCAGGTCTGCGCGATGCTGGCGCCCGTCGACGCCCTGGAGTTCGGGGCCGTGCGGGACTCCCTGGGCGTCAGCGACTCGGTCCTCAGCAAGCACGTGCGCGTGCTGACCGAGGCCGGCTACGTCAGCGTCGCCAAGGTCCCGCACGCGTCGCGCACACGGACCTGGCTCACCCTGACCGACGCGGGCCGGACGGCGCTGGACGGCCACCTGGCCGAGCTGCGACGGATCGCCGGCATGGCCGGCGGCGTCGCCGACCGGCCTACCTGA